In Capricornis sumatraensis isolate serow.1 chromosome 16, serow.2, whole genome shotgun sequence, a genomic segment contains:
- the BTBD18 gene encoding BTB/POZ domain-containing protein 18 has product MCSPASPKILYRNPRFLRLAFLQLYHQQQSGVFCDVLLQAEGEAVPAHCCILSACSPFFTERLEREKPAQGRKVVLELGGLKIRTLRKLVDFLYTSEMELSREEAQDVLSAARQLRVSELESLQLEGGKLVKAPQGRRLNRECLQPPSPAPISARVVASSRRPRAPLPVTQVPCPLGAARLKSSGKEEGPPEKNHRQNPENSSGTLLLKRKARACPAPQETIASPSSHGQGPKENRSDRTLGPVALSPPSLYPSVDERLLPRKIKLSRSKPSPDVCTSKPASLLSGASSVPTAPGRRLWRQKSTDKEAPEDKQKTGRASPLGSSPSASGLGKTGGNKKRSPEARAPHPDSAEEGQVGRVKLRKIVNGTCWEVVQEPPLRISQDSPQIPELKDSGELLGTQPSPGKELDLSSARTNLCEDSPVCSRLQDILLSAGRSPDHPVEKSKFGSSPELVGKEPGLDMDCRESYTFNPALLGQPCEAEEYRITSAAATSELEEILDFMLCGSDIEPPIESLESPRAEGCRTPSYHLTETGKTWIEGEEWCLPDVELWPRELTGLEKEPLGENKGPAEPFSPLDLPSENKEPAEPFSPLVMPSEVSEGEVFSVGGSWTPDLEISSSQPLEGQRDKLLHMDSLDPPQRSYGDLSPPCSNWVDAGLEVSLSMDEVLYPAPEAGKEGSGSSEWAGPLPASPEEEIDVGSLSEGILPTNVLCVWPDPSSESETEVDILT; this is encoded by the exons ATGTGCTCTCCTGCCAGTCCCAAAATCCTGTACAGGAATCCCCGGTTCCTCCGGTTAGCTTTTCTGCAGCTTTATCACCAGCAACAGAGTGGTGTGTTCTGTGATGTCCTTCTGCAGGCAGAAG GTGAGGCAGTCCCGGCCCATTGCTGCATCCTGTCAGCCTGCAGCCCCTTCTTCACAGAGCGCCTGGAGCGGGAGAAGCCAGCCCAGGGTCGGAAGGTGGTGCTTGAGCTGGGGGGCCTGAAGATCAGGACCCTGCGGAAGCTGGTGGACTTCCTGTACACCTCCGAGATGGAATTATCTAGGGAAGAAGCCCAGGATGTGCTTTCCGCAGCCCGCCAGCTCCGTGTGTCTGAGCTCGAATCCCTCCAGCTAGAGGGTGGGAAGCTGGTGAAGGCCCCTCAGGGTCGAAGGCTGAACAGGGAGTGCCTGCAACCTCCCAGCCCCGCGCCAATCTCTGCCAGGGTGGTGGCTTCCAGCCGCCGACCTCGAGCCCCCCTGCCTGTCACCCAGGTGCCCTGTCCTCTCGGGGCAGCGAGACTGAAGTCctcggggaaggaggaggggcccCCGGAGAAGAATCACCGACAGAACCCGGAGAACTCATCTGGCACTCTCCTACTCAAGAGGAAGGCCAGGGCCTGCCCAGCTCCACAAGAAACAATCGCTTCACCATCGAGCCACGGTCAGGGACCTAAAGAGAACAGGAGTGACCGCACCCTCGGTCCTGTTGCACTCTCCCCACCCAGCTTGTACCCCTCCGTCGACGAGCGACTCCTACCCAGGAAGATCAAGCTGAGCCGCTCAAAGCCATCTCCCGATGTCTGTACATCcaagcctgccagcctcctcagtGGAGCCAGCTCAGTGCCCACAGCCCCTGGCCGGCGTCTGTGGCGGCAGAAGAGTACAGATAAAGAAGCACCCGAGGACAAGCAGAAAACAGGGCGAGCCAGTCCCCTCGGGAGCAGCCCAAGCGCATCGGGTCTTGGGAAGACGGGTGGGAACAAGAAGAGGAGCCCCGAAGCCAGGGCCCCACACCCGGACTCTGCAGAGGAGGGGCAGGTTGGGAGAGTGAAGCTTCGCAAGATTGTCAACGGGACCTGCTGGGAGGTCGTTCAGGAGCCTCCCCTCAGAATTTCTCAAGATAGCCCTCAAATCCCAGAACTCAAAGACTCAGGAGAGCTTCTGGGGACACAGCCATCCCCAGGTAAGGAGCTGGACCTGTCGTCCGCAAGAACAAACCTGTGTGAGGACTCACCCGTGTGCTCCAGGCTACAAGACATTCTGCTCTCTGCGGGCCGCTCCCCAGACCACCCAGTGGAGAAGTCCAAGTTTGGGTCCAGCCCAGAGCTGGTAGGGAAGGAACCTGGACTGGACATGGACTGCAGAGAGTCCTACACGTTCAACCCAGCCCTGCTCGGGCAGCCCTGCGAAGCTGAGGAGTACCGCATCACCAGTGCTGCCGCCACCAGTGAGCTGGAGGAGATCCTGGATTTCATGCTCTGCGGCTCTGACATTGAGCCGCCTATAGAGTCTCTGGAGAGTCCCCGGGCTGAGGGCTGCAGGACCCCGAGTTACCACCTGACAGAAACAGGCAAGACCTGGATTGAAGGGGAAGAATGGTGTTTGCCGGACGTGGAGCTCTGGCCCAGGGAGCTtacgggactggaaaaggaacCTCTTGGTGAGAACAAAGGGCCAGCTGAGCCCTTCAGCCCCCTAGACCTGCCCTCTGAGAACAAAGAGCCAGCTGAGCCCTTCAGCCCCCTTGTCATGCCCTCCGAGGTAAGTGAGGGGGAGGTGTTTTCAGTGGGAGGCTCTTGGACTCCAGACCTGGAAATTagcagctcccagccactggaaGGTCAGAGAGACAAACTTCTCCACATGGACTCCCTTGACCCTCCCCAAAGGTCCTATGGAGACCTCTCGCCTCCCTGTTCAAACTGGGTGGACGCTGGCCTGGAAGTGTCCCTATCAATGGATGAGGTATTATACCCAGCTCCAGAGGCAGGCAAGGAGGGATCTGGCAGCTCTGAGTGGGCGGGTCCACTTCCTGCCAGCCCTGAAGAGGAGATTGATGTAGGCTCACTGTCAGAGGGGATTCTACCCACGAATGTTCTCTGCGTGTGGCCTGACCCTTCCTCAGAGTCAGAAACGGAGGTAGACATACTAACGTAG